From the genome of Procambarus clarkii isolate CNS0578487 chromosome 83, FALCON_Pclarkii_2.0, whole genome shotgun sequence, one region includes:
- the LOC138358485 gene encoding G-protein coupled receptor Mth2-like, whose protein sequence is MLTVEAYARSYQVGEYEVTEGGVLVCKPQELSHKFSLVLGWVSLAGLGLSCLCLLLHLAAFLLLPRLRNLPGKCLASLCLSLLTAYTIFIFSTYLEPKTTGCYISAVIMYYSFLAAFCWMNIMAFDVWLTFRQAKDELRVSSGRQRSKFLFYCVYGWLLPALAVVVTVTLDKTAPAGLSPQFLPSFGQRWCWFGKRKALLVFFGAPLFTVMALNVVFFLITSYTIGTSRQWTLRKSSSPQNKKQFVLYVRLAVLMGLTWITGIVAGYLQLQAVWYVFVVLNTLQGAFIFLTFTYRSKVWRDVQERCRYCLQQVYSHPGPHTPFPGSGQEASCVDSCPASGHTESDNL, encoded by the coding sequence ATGCTAACTGTAGAAGCTTATGCTCGAAGTTACCAGGTGGGAGAGTACGAGGTAACTGAAGGTGGCGTTCTTGTGTGCAAGCCACAGGAACTCTCACACAAGTTCTCCTTGGTGTTGGGTTGGGTATCACTGGCGGGTCTTGGACTGTCCTGCCTGTGTCTCCTGCTGCACCTGGCTGCCTTCCTCTTGCTGCCTCGTCTTAGGAACCTTCCGGGCAAGTGCTTGGCgtccctctgcctctctcttctCACCGCCTACACCATCTTCATCTTCAGCACCTACCTCGAGCCTAAGACGACAGGATGTTACATCTCGGCAGTCATAATGTATTACTCCTTCCTTGCCGCCTTCTGCTGGATGAATATCATGGCCTTTGACGTGTGGCTGACATTTCGACAAGCTAAAGATGAGCTGCGAGTGTCATCTGGGAGACAGCGAAGCAAGTTCTTATTCTACTGTGTGTATGGCTGGCTGCTTCCCGCCCTGGCTGTGGTGGTCACAGTAACCCTTGACAAGACCGCCCCTGCAGGTCTGTCCCCTCAGTTCCTGCCCAGCTTTGGTCAACGTTGGTGCTGGTTCGGGAAACGCAAGGCCTTGTTGGTGTTCTTTGGTGCTCCATTATTTACAGTCATGGCTCTCAATGTTGTGTTTTTCCTTATTACTTCATACACCATCGGTACCAGCAGACAGTGGACGCTGCGGAAGAGTTCGAGTCCACAAAATAAGAAACAGTTTGTGCTCTATGTGCGACTGGCCGTGCTGATGGGCCTCACCTGGATCACTGGCATCGTGGCTGGCTACCTGCAGCTGCAGGCCGTCTGGTATGTCTTCGTGGTCCTCAACACCCTGCAGGGAGCCTTCATCTTCCTGACCTTCACCTACAGGAGCAAGGTGTGGAGGGACGTGCAGGAGCGCTGCCGGTATTGTCTTCAGCAAGTTTATTCTCATCCTGGTCCACATACACCATTCCCAGGGTCAGGGCAGGAGGCATCCTGCGTCGACAGTTGTCCCGCCTCTGGGCACACAGAGTCAGACAACCTGTAG